One window of the Candidatus Methylacidithermus pantelleriae genome contains the following:
- a CDS encoding TrbI/VirB10 family protein translates to MWDRKGLLLALAGLLGVGTVFFLLPLIPLKDFCRRIVTEAFVTYHHMEVLGKGSVSAKKTEPQRPTKPAKIEKVLIEKGKETPLSGVIPQTMAPEAPPPKPPAPPVAITSPSFGKKIALNPGDTPSPDREAPVPRGLMTQTPLAEGGSSSPQHVVTRWKAKRYLFRNLSDTALTGTTGTEEKGDFSSINPQTFAPRGEMIEAALVNCAFSSNTEIDVVGAVWLPFYFQGHLLLEPGCRLLGTASRGKLRDRMRVRFDHIILKDGRSLPIDGVALHTDGTEGIKGYVISEWAKRIIAPMTAELGQSFLYALQYQSYTYTMTPLGPYGVPKDQSMTGAYQYAGTYGGISALQKIQELLVEDLEEYRPYVFVPAGTRFRVYLRKYVDVSQADYGK, encoded by the coding sequence ATGTGGGATCGAAAGGGTTTGCTTCTTGCACTCGCCGGGCTGTTGGGGGTTGGAACTGTTTTTTTTCTTTTGCCTTTAATTCCCCTCAAAGATTTCTGCCGCCGGATCGTGACGGAAGCCTTTGTTACGTACCACCACATGGAGGTTTTGGGCAAAGGAAGTGTTTCGGCTAAAAAAACGGAGCCCCAACGCCCCACCAAACCCGCTAAGATCGAGAAGGTTTTGATCGAAAAGGGCAAAGAGACTCCCCTCTCGGGCGTGATCCCTCAAACCATGGCCCCCGAAGCTCCTCCTCCTAAACCTCCCGCTCCTCCGGTAGCTATTACTTCCCCCTCTTTTGGCAAAAAAATCGCACTTAACCCTGGGGATACTCCTTCGCCCGATCGCGAAGCCCCCGTTCCCAGAGGCCTTATGACTCAAACCCCTCTGGCGGAAGGGGGATCCTCTTCTCCCCAACACGTTGTGACGCGTTGGAAAGCCAAGCGATATCTCTTTCGAAACCTTTCGGATACCGCTTTAACAGGCACAACAGGAACGGAAGAAAAAGGCGATTTTTCATCGATTAACCCTCAAACCTTTGCGCCCAGGGGTGAAATGATCGAAGCGGCCCTGGTTAACTGTGCTTTTTCCTCCAATACTGAGATTGATGTTGTTGGTGCGGTCTGGCTTCCCTTTTATTTCCAGGGACATCTTCTTTTGGAACCCGGTTGCCGCCTGTTGGGAACCGCAAGCCGAGGCAAGCTGCGCGACCGAATGAGGGTCCGATTCGATCATATTATTTTAAAGGATGGCCGGTCCTTACCCATCGATGGTGTGGCCCTTCATACTGACGGAACCGAGGGTATTAAGGGGTATGTGATCAGTGAATGGGCCAAGCGTATCATTGCTCCGATGACCGCAGAGCTTGGACAGTCGTTTTTATACGCCCTTCAATACCAGAGCTATACGTATACGATGACCCCTCTCGGGCCCTACGGGGTCCCGAAGGATCAATCAATGACAGGGGCTTATCAATACGCTGGAACCTACGGTGGCATATCTGCGCTGCAAAAGATACAAGAGCTTTTGGTTGAAGATTTGGAAGAATATCGTCCATATGTGTTTGTACCGGCTGGAACGCGATTTCGTGTCTATCTGAGAAAGTATGTAGATGTTTCGCAAGCCGATTATGGAAAATAA
- a CDS encoding ParB/RepB/Spo0J family partition protein, producing the protein MSLKGKQTKKETKPTFSAFDASDIERVPINVLQPAGWNPRTTLDPQAIRDLAKSIGSCGLQQPIVVRKKPDGKYEIVAGERRWRALQLLGATEVPAIVREVDDLDALKIQIAENVQRESLNPIEESEALKRLQETGKLLIKEVAETIGKHRDYVSRMLLLNRLPEAAKNAVRAGKITARLGWTIARIPVEHIRAKAAAEALQKDWDSKKIELWVRSNFTLKLKQACFPLHSEDLVPGEPSCVACPKRVGNAKDLYPETDDEWICTDPECFAKKRDAYWQLRCSRAEAEGMEVLSEDESFREFSPGTTRLRKTSEYADLDTQCSWDPQGRLWSTLLAEDLVKDPDKKKKKRLRVFLARSPMGTIHTLVLKREALYCLKSRNYQFAKDLWAAVEEERIQQERQNQYKEFIQMSVSSLVYEAAQKVANGADVPIEDLLVWCATSILPREISETILARHRIEWSPEENPNPFANEKRRETLLALLLDLLVMAKLASEPLTDVPAIVRELCTRLDLDLTKAEQEIRHIQDQKPAVRVGQKPQARAKHDVA; encoded by the coding sequence ATGAGCTTAAAAGGAAAGCAAACGAAAAAGGAAACAAAGCCGACTTTTTCTGCTTTCGATGCTTCCGACATAGAACGAGTTCCGATCAATGTCTTGCAACCGGCAGGATGGAACCCTCGAACGACCCTGGATCCGCAAGCGATTCGAGACCTGGCAAAAAGTATCGGTTCTTGCGGGCTCCAGCAGCCCATCGTGGTTCGGAAAAAGCCTGATGGGAAGTACGAGATTGTCGCTGGGGAACGAAGATGGCGAGCCCTTCAGCTGCTAGGCGCCACGGAAGTTCCTGCCATTGTGCGGGAAGTGGATGATTTAGACGCCTTGAAGATTCAGATAGCGGAAAATGTGCAGCGAGAAAGCCTCAATCCCATCGAAGAGAGTGAAGCGCTCAAGCGGCTGCAGGAGACGGGGAAACTGTTGATCAAAGAGGTGGCCGAGACCATCGGAAAACATCGAGACTATGTCTCAAGAATGCTACTTTTGAATCGGTTGCCGGAGGCCGCAAAAAACGCTGTGCGCGCGGGCAAGATCACAGCCCGATTAGGATGGACGATTGCGCGCATCCCGGTCGAACATATTCGGGCGAAAGCGGCAGCGGAAGCCCTGCAGAAGGATTGGGACTCCAAAAAAATCGAATTGTGGGTTCGTAGCAATTTCACCTTGAAACTCAAACAGGCTTGCTTCCCGCTTCACTCCGAAGACTTGGTTCCCGGAGAACCTTCCTGCGTCGCTTGTCCCAAGCGAGTGGGGAATGCTAAGGACCTCTATCCCGAGACGGACGACGAGTGGATCTGCACGGATCCTGAGTGTTTTGCAAAAAAACGAGACGCTTACTGGCAGCTCCGTTGTTCCCGAGCCGAAGCCGAGGGGATGGAAGTCCTGTCGGAAGACGAATCGTTTCGTGAGTTCTCCCCTGGGACAACCCGGCTCCGCAAGACTTCGGAATATGCGGATCTAGACACGCAGTGCTCCTGGGATCCTCAAGGTCGCTTATGGTCGACTCTTCTGGCCGAAGATTTGGTAAAAGACCCCGACAAAAAGAAAAAGAAGCGCCTTCGTGTCTTTCTTGCCCGAAGCCCGATGGGGACGATCCATACCCTGGTCCTCAAGCGAGAGGCCCTGTATTGCTTGAAGTCCAGGAACTATCAATTTGCAAAAGATCTATGGGCTGCGGTGGAAGAAGAGCGAATCCAACAGGAGAGACAGAACCAGTACAAGGAATTTATCCAGATGTCGGTTTCTAGTCTCGTCTACGAAGCGGCACAAAAGGTTGCCAACGGAGCCGACGTTCCGATCGAGGATTTACTGGTGTGGTGTGCGACCAGTATTCTCCCGCGTGAAATTTCCGAAACCATCCTGGCTCGTCACCGAATTGAGTGGTCTCCGGAAGAAAACCCGAATCCTTTTGCCAACGAAAAGCGAAGGGAAACCCTCCTTGCCCTGCTGCTAGATCTTCTGGTTATGGCCAAACTAGCCTCCGAGCCGCTGACCGACGTTCCGGCGATCGTCCGTGAACTGTGTACACGGTTAGACCTGGATCTTACCAAAGCCGAGCAGGAAATTCGTCATATTCAAGACCAGAAACCGGCGGTTCGGGTGGGACAGAAACCCCAAGCTCGAGCGAAGCACGACGTTGCTTAG